The following coding sequences lie in one Arthrobacter sp. SLBN-122 genomic window:
- a CDS encoding O-antigen ligase family protein, with the protein MFAVTIGGAFALVLGLFFALGPIMGAVAAAGVIALAMLTMRPAWTAYVAIILGVTAFPAFIPYSVQLGSTTVFMFEPFLFMAAAWAIATHPAISRAKTRATLLAALLGCAGVAGIALKYPTIEVISDGRGLLTVLLSMVVASRIFGTPEATAALLVLRYSLWTSLGVIALSMVLKFKLAGRTEAAALFLSSSGAGTSDSTRFLTAATEISVLVLCATLALVVVGRATLRQVNPYLVPALLMTFLGFSRNSFLAVGMAVIFAVVAARTIKPVTVAARLSILVGIPILILWLAHTAIGIPGGDFVVTQVNAFMSRVVDGLDTSTLNDDTSVQARINEDAYLMQAIGQSPVVGHGFGYAYRPAVGPVGSFSATKGQYYGHNFYLWITVKTGLFGLGAFFIIAMAPVLACLRSRTSETLALGSAGAGLLLSIAFAPFPNDVSNGGSIAVGLLLGALITAVYKSDNSLTSGLGQNIGALVDQGDARKLVSRVH; encoded by the coding sequence TCGCGCTTGTTCTCGGCCTGTTCTTCGCTTTGGGGCCGATCATGGGGGCGGTTGCTGCAGCAGGCGTCATAGCTCTGGCGATGCTGACGATGCGCCCAGCGTGGACCGCGTACGTTGCCATTATTCTGGGGGTGACTGCCTTCCCTGCCTTCATCCCGTATAGCGTCCAGCTCGGCTCAACTACGGTCTTCATGTTCGAGCCGTTCCTGTTCATGGCCGCCGCATGGGCAATCGCCACGCACCCGGCCATCTCCAGAGCGAAGACCAGGGCAACCCTACTCGCGGCCTTACTGGGGTGCGCGGGCGTGGCTGGAATTGCTCTAAAGTACCCAACCATTGAAGTGATCAGCGATGGCCGCGGACTGCTAACCGTGCTCTTGTCCATGGTCGTTGCATCACGAATCTTTGGAACGCCCGAAGCGACGGCCGCCCTTCTCGTCCTTCGTTACTCGCTCTGGACCTCTCTCGGCGTCATCGCACTTTCGATGGTTCTGAAATTCAAGCTGGCTGGCAGGACAGAAGCTGCCGCATTGTTCCTGTCGAGCTCGGGCGCCGGCACGAGTGATTCAACCAGGTTCCTCACCGCCGCTACGGAGATTTCCGTACTCGTCCTGTGTGCCACGCTCGCCCTCGTCGTAGTCGGTCGAGCAACCTTGCGGCAGGTCAACCCCTACCTCGTGCCAGCTCTGCTGATGACATTCCTGGGCTTCTCTCGGAACAGCTTTCTTGCCGTCGGCATGGCCGTCATCTTTGCCGTCGTGGCGGCCCGGACCATCAAGCCCGTGACCGTGGCCGCCCGGCTGTCCATCTTGGTAGGGATCCCAATTTTGATCCTCTGGCTTGCCCACACCGCCATTGGAATTCCAGGAGGGGACTTCGTCGTCACCCAGGTCAACGCCTTCATGTCCCGAGTAGTGGATGGACTGGATACCTCAACCCTCAACGATGACACCTCAGTGCAGGCTCGTATCAACGAAGACGCTTACCTCATGCAAGCCATCGGCCAATCACCAGTGGTTGGCCACGGCTTCGGTTACGCCTATCGACCAGCCGTTGGGCCGGTTGGTAGCTTCTCCGCCACGAAGGGCCAGTACTACGGCCACAACTTCTACCTCTGGATCACCGTCAAGACAGGGCTATTTGGGCTCGGCGCCTTCTTCATCATCGCCATGGCACCGGTCCTGGCCTGCCTTCGTAGCCGGACTTCTGAAACTCTGGCCCTGGGTTCCGCCGGCGCAGGCCTGCTGCTTTCCATTGCATTCGCACCCTTCCCAAACGACGTGAGCAACGGCGGCAGCATAGCAGTAGGGCTCCTGCTTGGCGCGCTCATCACAGCCGTCTACAAGAGCGACAACTCGCTAACGTCCGGCCTTGGACAGAACATCGGGGCACTTGTAGACCAAGGCGATGCCCGCAAACTGGTCAGCCGAGTCCACTGA